A genomic stretch from Helianthus annuus cultivar XRQ/B chromosome 1, HanXRQr2.0-SUNRISE, whole genome shotgun sequence includes:
- the LOC110893392 gene encoding protein FAR1-RELATED SEQUENCE 12-like, with amino-acid sequence MEEMHNTMNLKSHLIEDIDANGYLVISNGPDVETEKINEVHIDSGFEKEEANDVMGMVFDSPDDAYAFYNRCAFLHGFGIRISSAYNNKTTNEPYRRIYVCNKEGFKDMKCNRSNGDVKKRRRNLRTGCEAYIRISKNKEGKWFVDRFNDSHNHELTASPTKVMKHRSHGRFHR; translated from the exons ATGGAG GAAATGCATAACACAATGAATTTAAAATCACATCTGATTGAAGATATTGATGCGAACGGGTATTTGGTTATTAGTAATGGCCCAGACGTTGAAACAGAGAAAATAAACGAAGTACACATAGATTCTGGGTTTGAGAAAGAAGAAGCTAATGATGTAATGGGAATGGTTTTCGATTCTCCCGATGATGCATATGCTTTCTACAATCGCTGTGCATTTTTACATGGATTTGGAATACGTATATCTTCGGCTTATAATAATAAGACCACCAATGAGCCTTATCGAAGGATATATGTGTGTAACAAAGAGGGGTTTAAAGACATGAAGTGTAATAGGTCTAATGGAGATGTTAAGAAACGTCGTCGAAATTTAAGGACAGGGTGTGAAGCATACATTCGGATCTCAAAAAATAAAGAAGGGAAATGGTTCGTGGATAGATTTAACGACTCACATAATCATGAGCTAACTGCTAGTCCTACCAAAGTAATGAAACATCGGTCTCATGGGAGGTTTCACCGCTGA